Sequence from the Myxococcales bacterium genome:
GGCCGAGCTCTTCGTCGCGACCGAAGTCGTGAACGCGCGCGATGTGACGCGACTTGAGGCGCGAGAGCGCGAGCGCCTCGTGGCGAAAGCGATCGAACGACGAGAGCTCCCCGTGGGCAATGAGCTTGAGCGCGACGTCACGCGCTGTCGACAGGTCGCGAGCGCGGTACACGGAGGCGAAGCCGCCCGTTCCGATCAACGCTCCAAGCTCGTACCTGCCGGCAACTCGAACCATCCACCCCAATCCGTTCAGGCGCCGCGAGCGGCATGCCCCAATGTGCGCGTGGCGGGTTAGCACGGTCTCTGGGTGCCCGAAAGCTCGACTGGCGCGGTGAATCTGCGGCGCCGCCGCGCCCGCCGTGCCGACCGACGCGCGACGCAGAAAATTCCGAAGCCCGCGAATCTCGCGAACGGTTGTGCTTTGTGCTATCCGGCTGTCATCGCGGGAGCACCGAAAGCGGCGGTGCGGGGAGACCGAGTCCAACCAATTTCGCCCGTCCGAATCCTCGGGCCGGCGTGACAGGAGCGAGGGTCGATGAGCCGGAAACCGACGAAGTACGTGTTTGTTACCGGCGGCGTCGTCTCGTCCATTGGCAAGGGCTTGGCTAGCGCGTCCGTTGGAGCCCTCCTCGAAGCGCGAGGTCTACGCATCACCCATGTGAAGCTCGACCCGTACATTAACGTCGACCCGGGCACGATGAGCCCGTACCAGCACGGCGAGGTCTTCGTCACCGACGATGGCGCCGAGACGGATCTCGATCTCGGGCACTACGAGCGCTTCACGACGGTGCGCATGACGCGGGCCAACAACCTGACGACGGGCCGCATCTACGAGGCGGTCATCTCGAAGGAGCGGCGCGGTGAATACCTCGGCGCCACGGTGCAGGTGATTCCGCATATCACCGACGAGATCAAGGCGCGCGTGCGCGACGCCACGAGCGGCGTCGACGTTGCCATCATCGAGATCGGTGGCACCGTCGGCGACATCGAGTCGCTGCCGTTCCTCGAAGCGATCCGCCAAATGAAGATCGAGGCGGGCCCGCAGAACGCCCTCAGCATGCACGTGACGCTGGTGCCGTACATCCCTACGGCCGGCGAGCTCAAGACGAAGCCCACGCAACACTCCGTCAAGGAGATGCGCGAGATCGGCATCCAGCCCGACATCCTCATCTGCCGCACGGAGCGACCCCTAACGCGGAGCACCAAGGAGAAGATCTCGATGTTCTCCAACGTCGCCGTCGAGGCCGTCGTCTCGGCCATCGACGTCGGCTGCATCTACGAGGTGCCCCTTTGGTTCAACAAGGAGGGGCTCGACTATCTCATCTGCGAGCGGCTCAACATCTGGAGTCGCCAGCCTGATCTGTCGGCGTGGCAACGCACCGTTGACCGCTTCACCCGACCGGCGCGCGGCAGCGTGACCATCGGCGTCGTTGGCAAGTACGTGCACCTACGCGACGCGTACAAATCGCTCCATGAGTCGCTGGTCCACGGCGGCCTTCAGAACGAGTGCAAGGTCGAGCTCGAATACATCGACTCGGAAGAGATCGAACAGGCTGGCGCCGAGGCGAAGCTTGCCCACCTCGACGCGATCCTCGTGCCCGGTGGCTTCGGCGACCGGGGCACCGAAGGAAAGATCTCCGCGATTCAATACGCGCGTGAGAACAAGGTTCCGTTCTTTGGCATTTGCCTCGGCATGCAGCTCGCCGTCGTGGAGTTTGCGCGCCACGTCGCCAACCTCGCTGGCGCGAGCTCCACGGAGTTCGACAAGGACTGCGCCCACCCCGTCATCGACTTCCTCCCCGACCAACGCGGCACGCGCAACAAGGGCGGCACGATGCGCCTCGGAGCTTTCCCCTGCTCGCTGAAGCCCGGCACCATCGCCGCCGAAGCCTACGGCGCCACCGAGATCTCCGAGCGCCACCGGCACCGCTACGAGTTCGCCAACGAATACAAAGACCAGCTCGAGGGCGCGGGCCTCGTCCTGTCGGGCACGTCGCCCGACAAGAAGCTCGTCGAAATGGTCGAGCTGCGCGAGCACCCCTATTTCTTGGGATGCCAGTTCCACCCCGAGTTCAAGAGCCGCCCGGCGCAAGCGCACCCGCTCTTTGCGCGCTTCGTGAAGGCGGCCCTCGAGCGCCAAGCCCTCCGCACGCGCGGCCAAGAGGGCAAGAAGCCCACGCCGCAACCGGAAGTCAACTGACGGGTGGAGTCGCCGCCGCGTCGTTCTTGCGCGACGCCCAATCCTTTATTGCAGCCGAGCCTGCGCTCGTGTCACCTCTCTTCCGCATGCGCGTCACACGCCCCGTCGTTCGCTCGTTCAAGGCCGCTTACGCCCGCGAGGCCATCGCTCACGTTCGCCAAGGCGGGCTCGCCATCTTTTGGGAGTCGGAAAAGCGAGCGCGCCTCGTGTTCCAAGAGCCGCGCGAAGGCAACGATCAAGACCTCGGCGAGTGGGCGCTCTTGGACTTGGGCAAGCAGCGCTTTGACGTCGAGAGCCGCGGCGCCTTTCGCGGCCTCGCCACCTCGCTCGTGCCGCGCGAGCACCACGACATCGTAGAAGGTTGGGTTCGGCGCGACTCGGTCTGGCGAGGCGCCACGCGCAAGGTCTCCTTCGACTGCCTCGAGTGTGGGGCGTGTTGCCGCGACAACGAGGTGGTGCTGCAGAAGGTCGACATCGTGCGCTTTCAGAAGGGCGGCCGGCCGGACCTCCTCAAGAAGCCCTACGCGCGGCGGCGCCGCGACAAGAAGATTGTGCTGACGCTGCTCAAGTCGAAGGACTGCCGGCACCTCCAAAAGGACAACAAGTGCCGCATCTACCCGCTGCGTCCCGACGCGTGCAGCTTGTTTCCCGTGGCGAGCGAGTGTTGCCTCTTCGCGCGGGAAGAGGAGCTCGGCCTCGTCGACGGTGCCAGAGACTGAGGCGGAGCGCGCTTTCGCTCGTGGACGGTCGACGGCTTAGAGCACTCTAGCTCACGTCGTCGCTGAGCCACGCGCGGGCACGCGCGCGCGATTGAACGACGGGCCACGTCGGCGGGACGGCGCTGGGCAAGGGCGGCGCCTTCACGGCGGGCCGCGGCGCACTGGGCGTCGCAGCGCGCGGTGGGAGCGGCGCACGCGCCGCCAGCGGCGGCGTCCCTCCCTTGGGCGCGCTCCTCGCGACGGGCGGCGGCGCGGCGGCCCGCTCGACGACGGGTTTGGCGAAAACGCGCAGCGCCGAGGGGACCTTCGCCGGCGGGAGCAACGTGGTCGTGCGCGGCGGAGCTGGCGCCGCGCCGACGGCGGGCGTGCGCTGCTCGCCCGTTGGAGCGACCGGCGGCGCGACGCGCTGCACGTAGCTCTCGAAGAGCTCGCTCGACGGCGGCATCGACGGCGCGGGCTCGATCTCGAAGGGATCGCGCAGCGTCAACATGCGGGGTCGCGGCGCGAGCGGCGTCGCGGAGGAATCGGGGCGCGGCGGACCGGAGGCGCCGGAAGAGCCTGGCTGTCCCGGGCTGGGAGCGGAACCAGTTCGCGGACGAGGTGCACTTCGCATGGGGGCCTCCGAGCTCGCTCCTTGTGGCGAGCGCCCCACCGCTATCACGAGCGCAAGCGTGATTTACGCGCGCTTTTCGCCCCCCATCCGCTCCTGCTGCGAAAACGCGCAACGCCAGAGCAATTCAAAGGCGTCTCGCGACAGGCCTCACGGGTCGCCTCGACCCGCCCGCTCGATGTAGAGGACGCTTCCTCCCTTCAGCCGCCGAATGATCGCCTCGCGCATGTTGTTGGGGATCGCTGGGCAACCCCAGGAGCGCCCCTGCTTCGCCGAGCCCTCCTCGACGTAGTCGGCGCTGTGCATCACCACCGCTCGCGACCGTGCGTTGCTGTTGGTGTCCGACACGCCATCGAGGCGAAGCGACAAACCGTGATTGCCTTGGTAGGTCTCCCCCGTGAGGTAGAAGCCCACCGACGAGGCGTTGGAGCCCGAGACGTTGCTGAAGCGCCGCGCGTAGCCAGTGTGGTCGGGATCGCTACCGGAGCCGTGCGCCACCACGTGAGCGTCGACGCGCCCCGTGTCCATTTCGACGATGAAGAGGCGCTTCTTCGACGAGTGCCGCGAAAAGTCGATGACGCTGAGGTACCGGCGATTGGTCACGCGCTCGCGATTGAGCTCCCAGAAGGCGACGGCTCGGTAGAGAAGGTCGCGCGGCACAACGCGGTCCGGGTCAAGCTGGGGGAAGCGCTCCACCATGTGAGCCTCGTCCTCCGCCGTCGGTTCTACGAATCCGTCGATGGTGAGCGCGCTCTCGTCGGCGGCCGGCTCGCCACCCGAATCGTCGTCTGTCGCGGCAACGGAGCACGCGGTCAATCCGAGGAACGCCAGAACAACCAGTGAGTGAGTCGAGAGCCGCATGCCCAGCGCTAGAGCACGGACCGCACCACCGCCGGCGATCCACCAAGAGCGGAGCTGTGCGCTGGCGTCGCTCAAACGGGCGCCCTTGGGCGAACTTTCCGCCGGTAGCTAGAGGTTCCGTCGCACCGCGGTGACGGACGGAGACACCAACCGCCCCCGAATCGGAACGTCAGTCGTCGCTTCGCTGCCCCACGAAGTGGTCGTCTTTGTCGGAGAAGAGGACGTTGAAGGTCGTGAGCGAGCCGTAACAGGCGGTGACGTATTGCTGCATCTGCACCTTCTCGTCGTCGCCGAGCTGAGGGTGCGCGTTGATCTTTTGTTCAAGCACGCGGAGCTTGTCCCGCACCATGACGACCTTATGAAAGAAGCCGTCGATGGGGATGCGCTTCTCCTGAGTGCCCTCTTTGCCCGGTTTGATGATGACCTCGCCGCCGACGAACCGTGCCGCGAGCGGCGCGTCCCCGACGCCAAGCTCGTCGCGAATCACGGCCCTCAGAATTTGGCGAAACTCGTTCTTGTCCATGTCGAGAAGCTCCTCGGGAATGTCGAAGTCGGTGGGCTGGGACGGCACGATGGCCCGCGGCGCCGTGGCGCCGGGCGAAGACGAGCGCGCCCGCGCTGGCGTTCCACGAGCACCGCGCGCCTCCGCCCGGCGTTTCGCGGCGATGAGGTCGTCGAGCTTGGCCCAGCTCGAGCAGGTGTTCGTCTCGTAGATCGGCGCCGGCCAAACGTTCAGGAGGCACTCGCCGGTGCGGCGCACCTCACCTTTGTCGTCGATGGTCTCGACGACGTGAACGAAGCGGGCGCAGGTGGCACATCGGCCGTTCAGATCAGGTCGGTCCACGGAGCGCTCACTTGGCCGGTGGCTTCTTCTTCGCGTCAGGTTTCGCGTCCGGTTTCGCGTCCGGTTTCGCGACCGGTTTCGGCGTCGCCGCGTCTTTGGATGCGTCGCCGGCCCCGTCTTTGGGGTGGGTGTTGGCCTCAAGAACCGATTGGATCCGGGCCTTGAGCGTCTCGGCCATGCTCCCGCGCGCAAGCGCCGCGTCGACGGTCGCCTTGCCGTCCTTGCCGCCGACGCGCAGGAGCGCCTGCGCGACGCTCGTGACGGCAAGCTCCTGATCGTCGCCCTGCGCCGTGCCGTGGTACATCGCGAAAAACTGACGAAGCTCCTTGGCGTCGTCGGGGCGAGCCACGGTGGCGAGGGCCGCGGCGATGTGCCGAAGATCCGCGTCAGGGGTGGCCGGATCGAGCAGGTGAAGGACGAG
This genomic interval carries:
- a CDS encoding CTP synthase yields the protein MSRKPTKYVFVTGGVVSSIGKGLASASVGALLEARGLRITHVKLDPYINVDPGTMSPYQHGEVFVTDDGAETDLDLGHYERFTTVRMTRANNLTTGRIYEAVISKERRGEYLGATVQVIPHITDEIKARVRDATSGVDVAIIEIGGTVGDIESLPFLEAIRQMKIEAGPQNALSMHVTLVPYIPTAGELKTKPTQHSVKEMREIGIQPDILICRTERPLTRSTKEKISMFSNVAVEAVVSAIDVGCIYEVPLWFNKEGLDYLICERLNIWSRQPDLSAWQRTVDRFTRPARGSVTIGVVGKYVHLRDAYKSLHESLVHGGLQNECKVELEYIDSEEIEQAGAEAKLAHLDAILVPGGFGDRGTEGKISAIQYARENKVPFFGICLGMQLAVVEFARHVANLAGASSTEFDKDCAHPVIDFLPDQRGTRNKGGTMRLGAFPCSLKPGTIAAEAYGATEISERHRHRYEFANEYKDQLEGAGLVLSGTSPDKKLVEMVELREHPYFLGCQFHPEFKSRPAQAHPLFARFVKAALERQALRTRGQEGKKPTPQPEVN
- a CDS encoding YkgJ family cysteine cluster protein produces the protein MSPLFRMRVTRPVVRSFKAAYAREAIAHVRQGGLAIFWESEKRARLVFQEPREGNDQDLGEWALLDLGKQRFDVESRGAFRGLATSLVPREHHDIVEGWVRRDSVWRGATRKVSFDCLECGACCRDNEVVLQKVDIVRFQKGGRPDLLKKPYARRRRDKKIVLTLLKSKDCRHLQKDNKCRIYPLRPDACSLFPVASECCLFAREEELGLVDGARD
- a CDS encoding murein L,D-transpeptidase catalytic domain family protein, with protein sequence MRLSTHSLVVLAFLGLTACSVAATDDDSGGEPAADESALTIDGFVEPTAEDEAHMVERFPQLDPDRVVPRDLLYRAVAFWELNRERVTNRRYLSVIDFSRHSSKKRLFIVEMDTGRVDAHVVAHGSGSDPDHTGYARRFSNVSGSNASSVGFYLTGETYQGNHGLSLRLDGVSDTNSNARSRAVVMHSADYVEEGSAKQGRSWGCPAIPNNMREAIIRRLKGGSVLYIERAGRGDP